One window from the genome of Thermus sediminis encodes:
- a CDS encoding primosomal protein N' family DNA-binding protein: protein MRALQVALPLPLSPMSYLPPLGREGEAPLGLRVAVPWRGEVRVGVVVGEERVRPSPGLRHALAYLDQSPYLRPEEIRFAEEAARYLFAPLGQVLMDFLPPFPELTHRVRLYPGADPRVLPQGLEGLSEWQEAKGYDPKLLDLLREAGVLEEEVAFKEGKAALIPLKEAHPDPELDRALRLLWAMGHAESLSALARASGLGVRRVKRLLEEGYMGYGHPPEPRGEGDGVEPLFLPERPGRLNGGRFSERVRLLKGLLAQGNHLVLFPEVSLLLRFLAFFPEAKAYHGGLSPRVREALFRRPQGLLFATYGGLLLPFTPDSLVVVEEGSESYKLPSGTRAFIPPLAELRARLLGIPLTYLSLVPSVEVLDRPGLTFPVPRPRVMVLDLKRERGYPFTGRALALLRQVEAKGRQAVVLAPRKGYSALLLCGDCGYRPTCPDCALPLRYHREGRGRLLCHQCGHEEPPPPLCPECGSPLLEPRGPGLEWLSEELKRCLALPVLRYAKEGKDDLNPLLEGRPGVVVGTTAILRGPTLPELALVLLPYADGFLYESDFRASERYHRLLWALTELRPGRRPLILLQTYTPDHPAHGGLLEGSVEAFPWVERAQREALHYPPKVRMVKLEVSHREEERALEAAFALKEALKGVAREEEVLGPAPAPVPRVKGVYVYHLLLRGSTERLQELLSHLDRRRVKLDPDPHHFVGLLED from the coding sequence ATGCGGGCCCTCCAGGTGGCCCTCCCCCTGCCCCTTTCCCCCATGAGCTACCTGCCCCCCCTAGGGCGGGAGGGGGAGGCCCCCTTGGGCCTTCGGGTGGCCGTGCCCTGGCGGGGGGAGGTGCGGGTGGGGGTGGTGGTGGGGGAGGAACGGGTGAGGCCAAGCCCCGGCCTCCGCCACGCCCTTGCCTACCTGGACCAAAGCCCCTACCTGCGCCCGGAGGAGATCCGCTTCGCTGAGGAGGCCGCCCGCTACCTCTTCGCCCCCCTGGGCCAGGTCCTCATGGACTTCCTTCCCCCCTTCCCCGAGCTCACCCACCGGGTCCGCCTCTACCCCGGCGCCGACCCCAGGGTCCTGCCCCAGGGCCTCGAGGGCCTTTCCGAATGGCAGGAGGCCAAGGGCTACGACCCCAAGCTTTTGGACCTCTTGCGGGAAGCGGGGGTCCTGGAGGAGGAGGTGGCCTTCAAGGAGGGGAAGGCGGCCCTCATCCCCCTAAAGGAGGCCCATCCCGACCCCGAGCTGGACCGGGCCTTGCGGCTCCTTTGGGCGATGGGCCACGCGGAGAGCCTTTCCGCCCTGGCCCGGGCCTCGGGGCTTGGGGTGAGACGGGTGAAGCGCCTTCTGGAGGAGGGCTACATGGGCTACGGCCACCCCCCGGAGCCCCGGGGGGAGGGGGATGGGGTGGAACCCCTCTTCCTTCCCGAAAGGCCCGGGCGCCTAAATGGGGGGCGATTTTCCGAAAGGGTGCGGCTCCTGAAGGGGCTTTTGGCCCAGGGGAACCACCTGGTCCTCTTCCCGGAGGTGAGCCTCCTCCTGCGCTTCTTAGCCTTCTTCCCCGAGGCCAAGGCCTACCACGGGGGGCTTTCTCCAAGGGTGCGGGAGGCCCTTTTCCGAAGGCCCCAGGGCCTCCTCTTCGCCACCTATGGGGGGCTTCTTCTCCCCTTTACCCCGGATTCCCTGGTGGTGGTGGAGGAGGGGAGCGAGAGCTACAAGCTCCCCTCGGGCACCCGGGCCTTCATCCCCCCCTTGGCCGAGCTCAGGGCCAGGCTCCTGGGCATCCCCCTCACCTACCTCTCCCTGGTGCCTTCGGTGGAGGTCCTGGACAGGCCTGGCCTCACCTTCCCCGTGCCCAGGCCCAGGGTGATGGTCCTGGATTTGAAGCGGGAGAGGGGCTACCCCTTCACGGGCCGGGCCCTGGCCCTCCTAAGGCAGGTGGAGGCAAAGGGCCGGCAGGCGGTGGTCCTGGCCCCCCGCAAGGGGTATAGCGCCCTCCTCCTCTGCGGCGACTGCGGCTACCGGCCCACCTGCCCGGACTGCGCCCTCCCCTTGCGCTACCACCGGGAGGGGAGGGGGCGGCTCCTCTGCCACCAGTGCGGCCACGAGGAACCCCCGCCCCCCCTCTGCCCGGAGTGCGGCTCCCCCCTTTTGGAGCCCAGGGGGCCGGGGCTGGAGTGGCTTTCCGAAGAGCTCAAGCGGTGCCTCGCCCTCCCCGTCCTCCGCTACGCCAAGGAGGGGAAGGACGACCTGAATCCCCTTCTGGAGGGGAGGCCTGGGGTGGTGGTGGGCACCACCGCCATATTGCGGGGGCCAACGCTTCCCGAGCTCGCCCTGGTCCTCCTGCCCTACGCGGACGGCTTCCTCTACGAGAGCGATTTCCGGGCCTCGGAGCGGTACCACCGCCTCCTCTGGGCCCTTACGGAGCTCAGGCCGGGGCGGAGGCCCCTCATCCTCCTGCAGACCTATACCCCGGACCACCCTGCCCACGGGGGGCTTTTAGAGGGGAGCGTGGAGGCCTTCCCCTGGGTGGAAAGGGCCCAGCGGGAGGCCCTCCACTACCCCCCCAAGGTGCGCATGGTGAAGCTGGAGGTGAGCCACCGGGAGGAGGAGCGGGCCCTCGAGGCCGCCTTCGCCCTAAAGGAGGCCCTCAAGGGGGTGGCCCGGGAGGAGGAGGTCTTGGGGCCCGCCCCTGCCCCCGTGCCCCGGGTCAAGGGGGTCTACGTTTACCACCTCCTCCTCAGGGGGAGCACGGAGCGTCTTCAGGAGCTCCTCTCCCACCTGGACCGGCGGAGGGTTAAGCTGGACCCCGACCCCCACCACTTCGTGGGGCTTCTGGAGGACTAG
- a CDS encoding PDDEXK family nuclease has translation MTARRAGGAARALFYTHQPWTEGYEAKRRALFALLEEKGIPFEERPLSEAAAPEGDMGEVWVNLTGGPKLWAARLLGLWRRPRARVFLLEAHRPLEAPKALFLWPEEEDLSLEAEALTLEEYARLYLEPLGETWEEVGPPPAFPRGARAARLPRREGGLFVVYRGRPYWVRPFLENRRKEMRREAFAGFAQEAQGLGGQLCLPVVPYHEDNLQSRPPPERRNVLARWRAWASENRVFLVDPRVPLRRQVDALLQAEPSPRALPSPRGPVLLALVSEQAAPLYGAYLYARPKEVYLLSTPEMKDRLRWARAFFQGKRVRVHAGPLPGPWALWEVRDLLSPVVEEALRRRHPVHANLNGGTHAMALGLYLALREGTQAHYLEEDRLLLLEGGEAPVPWEEGRPEDLLALRGYRLKEAYPSVRPDPEVLATAEEILRRWAEVQASWEASPLVGRFFRLWARHFGQSFPPEERPSLKGLPLEYFVYAHLQAYLASRGGVALMGGNLVPPEGREALESQSTEVDGLALYRGALWFVECKPDAKSLKGRGRLRLMENLVSSVGGSRSKGLMVARSWKGSPPPKSSNLVYMAWEAGEGVLRFPQDLDKALERRGGPH, from the coding sequence TTGACGGCGCGAAGGGCAGGAGGTGCGGCGAGGGCCCTCTTCTACACCCACCAACCTTGGACCGAGGGCTACGAGGCCAAGCGCCGCGCCCTCTTTGCCCTGTTGGAGGAAAAGGGCATCCCCTTTGAGGAGCGGCCCCTTTCCGAGGCGGCCGCGCCAGAGGGGGATATGGGCGAGGTCTGGGTCAACCTCACGGGCGGTCCCAAGCTCTGGGCGGCGCGCCTCCTTGGGCTTTGGCGGCGGCCCAGGGCGCGGGTCTTCCTCCTCGAGGCCCACCGCCCCCTCGAGGCTCCCAAGGCCCTCTTCCTCTGGCCGGAGGAGGAGGACCTTTCCCTAGAGGCAGAGGCCCTCACCCTGGAGGAGTACGCCCGGCTCTACCTGGAGCCCTTGGGGGAAACGTGGGAGGAGGTGGGCCCACCCCCGGCCTTCCCCCGGGGAGCCCGCGCGGCCAGGCTTCCCCGGCGGGAGGGCGGGCTCTTCGTGGTCTACCGGGGCCGGCCCTACTGGGTGAGGCCCTTCCTGGAGAACCGGAGAAAGGAGATGCGCCGGGAGGCCTTCGCCGGCTTCGCTCAGGAGGCCCAGGGGCTTGGGGGGCAGCTCTGCCTTCCGGTGGTACCCTACCACGAGGACAACCTCCAAAGCCGCCCCCCTCCAGAACGGCGAAACGTCCTTGCCCGCTGGCGGGCCTGGGCTTCGGAGAACAGAGTCTTCCTGGTGGACCCTAGGGTTCCTCTAAGGCGGCAAGTGGACGCCCTCCTGCAGGCGGAGCCTTCCCCCAGGGCCCTGCCCTCGCCCCGGGGCCCCGTCCTTCTCGCCCTGGTATCGGAGCAGGCCGCGCCCCTCTACGGGGCCTACCTCTACGCCCGCCCCAAGGAGGTGTACCTCCTCAGCACGCCCGAGATGAAGGACCGGCTGCGGTGGGCAAGGGCCTTCTTCCAGGGCAAAAGGGTACGGGTGCACGCTGGCCCCCTCCCCGGGCCCTGGGCCCTTTGGGAGGTGCGGGACCTCCTCTCCCCCGTGGTGGAGGAGGCCCTCAGGCGGCGCCACCCCGTGCACGCCAACCTGAACGGTGGGACCCACGCCATGGCCCTCGGGCTCTACCTGGCCCTAAGGGAGGGTACCCAGGCCCACTACCTGGAGGAGGACCGTCTCCTCTTGCTGGAAGGGGGGGAGGCCCCGGTGCCCTGGGAGGAGGGAAGGCCTGAAGACCTCCTCGCCCTCCGGGGCTACCGCCTGAAGGAGGCGTACCCCTCCGTCCGCCCCGACCCGGAGGTCCTGGCCACGGCGGAGGAGATCCTGAGGCGCTGGGCCGAGGTCCAGGCCTCCTGGGAGGCCTCGCCCCTGGTGGGCCGCTTCTTCCGCCTCTGGGCCCGGCACTTTGGCCAGTCCTTTCCTCCCGAGGAGCGCCCGAGCCTCAAGGGGCTTCCCTTGGAGTACTTCGTCTACGCCCACCTCCAGGCGTACTTGGCCTCGAGGGGCGGGGTGGCCCTCATGGGCGGGAACCTCGTGCCCCCGGAGGGCAGGGAGGCTCTGGAAAGTCAATCCACAGAGGTGGACGGCCTTGCCCTCTACCGGGGCGCCCTCTGGTTCGTGGAGTGCAAGCCCGATGCGAAAAGCCTCAAGGGGCGGGGCCGTCTCCGTCTTATGGAAAACCTGGTCTCCTCCGTGGGAGGGAGCCGCTCTAAGGGGCTCATGGTGGCCCGCTCCTGGAAAGGGTCTCCTCCGCCCAAAAGTTCCAACCTGGTCTACATGGCCTGGGAGGCTGGGGAGGGTGTGCTCCGCTTCCCCCAGGACCTGGACAAGGCTCTAGAAAGGCGGGGGGGACCCCACTGA
- the pheS gene encoding phenylalanine--tRNA ligase subunit alpha, whose protein sequence is MRELEEALAAIQSAQDLEALKALKARYLGKKGLLTQEMKALASLPLEERRARGQALNALKEALEKALEERERALEEEALRRALEGERLDVSLPGVGLFAGGLHPITLMERELLSTFRALGYQAVTGPEVEGEFFNFDALNIPEHHPARDMWDTIWLEDGGLRLKGPLGEGVEGRLLLRTHTSPMQVRYMVAHTPPFRIVVPGRVFRFEQTDATHEAVFHQLEGLVVGEGITMAHLKGAIFELAQALYGPGSRVRFQPVYFPFVEPGAQFAIWWPEGGKWLELGGAGMVHPRVFQAVDAYRKGLGLPPAYQGVTGFAFGLGVERLAMLRYGIPDIRYFFGGRLKFLEQFRGIL, encoded by the coding sequence ATGCGGGAGCTAGAGGAAGCCTTAGCCGCCATCCAAAGCGCCCAGGACCTCGAGGCCCTAAAAGCCCTCAAGGCCCGATACCTGGGCAAGAAGGGCCTCCTCACCCAGGAGATGAAGGCCCTCGCCAGCCTTCCCCTGGAGGAGAGAAGGGCGCGGGGCCAGGCCCTGAACGCCCTCAAGGAGGCCCTGGAGAAGGCCCTAGAGGAGCGGGAAAGGGCCCTGGAGGAGGAGGCCCTAAGGCGGGCCCTGGAAGGGGAGCGCCTGGACGTCTCCCTGCCCGGGGTGGGCCTCTTCGCGGGGGGCCTCCACCCCATCACCCTCATGGAGAGGGAGCTCCTTTCCACCTTCCGGGCCCTGGGCTACCAGGCGGTGACGGGGCCCGAGGTGGAGGGGGAGTTCTTCAACTTTGACGCCCTCAACATCCCCGAGCACCACCCCGCCCGGGACATGTGGGACACCATCTGGCTGGAGGATGGGGGCCTCCGCCTGAAGGGGCCCCTGGGGGAGGGGGTGGAGGGGAGGCTCCTCCTTCGCACCCACACCTCCCCCATGCAGGTGCGCTACATGGTGGCCCACACCCCCCCCTTCCGCATCGTGGTGCCGGGCAGGGTCTTCCGCTTTGAGCAGACGGACGCCACCCACGAGGCCGTCTTCCACCAGCTGGAGGGTCTGGTGGTGGGGGAGGGGATCACCATGGCCCACCTCAAAGGGGCCATTTTTGAGCTCGCCCAGGCCCTCTACGGCCCCGGGTCCCGGGTGCGCTTCCAGCCCGTCTACTTCCCCTTCGTGGAGCCCGGGGCCCAGTTCGCCATCTGGTGGCCCGAGGGGGGGAAGTGGCTGGAGCTGGGCGGGGCGGGGATGGTCCACCCCCGGGTCTTCCAGGCGGTGGACGCCTACCGGAAGGGTCTAGGCCTTCCCCCCGCCTACCAGGGGGTCACGGGCTTCGCCTTCGGGCTTGGGGTGGAGCGGCTCGCCATGCTCCGCTACGGCATCCCCGACATCCGCTACTTCTTTGGGGGCAGGCTGAAGTTCCTGGAGCAATTCCGGGGGATTTTATGA
- the alr gene encoding alanine racemase, which produces MRGYPWRAWMEVDLGALWANYRLLKARARGEVIPVLKAEAYGHGALPLARFLEARGVGRFAVATPAEGRALREGGVRGEVLLLGSLHPLEAEEALRWGLTPTLSTLEAAEALSGRARALGLTPKAHLKVDTGMNRVGFPWEEALSALRAVEALGVRVEGVYSHLATAGEDEAFVETQRARFQGVREALGPGYFYHLENSYGLLLHGGENVRVGLALYGLVPRFGLRPILRLLARPTLVKRLKPGDRVGYGGEYVARGGEWLATLPVGYADGLPRGAVASIRGPGGGLCRVAGRISMDQTTVLLPGPLGLEAVFEVLSPDFGPTGLLAWAEARGTIPYEVAVHLSRRLPRVYLLEGVEWAHAGG; this is translated from the coding sequence ATGCGGGGCTATCCCTGGCGGGCCTGGATGGAGGTGGACCTGGGGGCCCTTTGGGCCAACTACCGCCTCCTAAAGGCCAGGGCTCGGGGGGAGGTGATCCCAGTCCTCAAGGCCGAGGCCTACGGCCACGGGGCCCTGCCCCTCGCCCGCTTCCTGGAGGCAAGGGGGGTGGGGCGCTTCGCCGTGGCCACCCCCGCCGAGGGGCGGGCCCTGCGAGAGGGGGGGGTAAGGGGGGAGGTCCTCCTCTTGGGAAGCCTCCACCCCCTCGAGGCGGAAGAGGCCCTGAGGTGGGGCCTCACGCCCACCCTCTCCACCCTGGAGGCGGCGGAGGCCCTCTCGGGGAGGGCCCGGGCCCTGGGCCTCACCCCTAAGGCCCACCTCAAGGTGGACACGGGGATGAACCGGGTGGGCTTCCCCTGGGAGGAGGCCCTTTCCGCCTTGAGGGCGGTGGAGGCCCTGGGGGTGCGGGTGGAAGGGGTCTATAGCCACCTGGCCACGGCAGGGGAGGACGAGGCCTTCGTGGAGACCCAGAGGGCCCGCTTCCAGGGGGTGCGGGAGGCCCTGGGCCCAGGGTACTTCTACCACCTGGAGAACTCCTATGGCCTCCTCCTCCACGGGGGGGAAAACGTCCGGGTGGGCCTCGCCCTCTACGGCCTGGTGCCGAGGTTTGGCCTCCGGCCTATCCTCCGCCTCCTCGCTCGCCCCACCCTGGTGAAGCGCCTAAAGCCCGGGGACCGGGTGGGGTACGGGGGGGAGTACGTGGCCAGGGGCGGGGAGTGGCTCGCCACCCTGCCCGTGGGCTACGCCGACGGGCTTCCCCGGGGGGCGGTGGCCTCCATCAGGGGGCCTGGAGGGGGGCTTTGCCGGGTAGCGGGGCGGATCTCCATGGACCAGACCACGGTCCTCCTCCCAGGACCCCTGGGCCTGGAGGCGGTCTTTGAGGTCCTCTCCCCGGACTTCGGCCCTACGGGCCTCCTCGCCTGGGCCGAGGCCCGGGGCACCATCCCCTACGAGGTGGCCGTCCACCTCTCCCGCCGCCTGCCCCGGGTCTACCTCCTGGAGGGGGTAGAGTGGGCCCATGCAGGCGGTTAG
- the pheT gene encoding phenylalanine--tRNA ligase subunit beta, which produces MKVPFSWLKEYVPELESPEVLEERLAGLGFETDRMERVFRIPQGVVFARVLEAHPIPGTALKRLVLEAEEVVEVVSGAENAREGIGVALALPGTELGGLRVGERVIQGVRSFGMALSPRELGVGEYGGGLLEFPAEALPPGIPLAEAWPEEVVLDLEVTPNRPDALGLLGLARDLHALGYALREPEARYQAEPVPLPFRLQVEDPLGAPHFTLGYAFGLKVAPSPLWLQRALFAAGMRPISNVVDITNYVMLERAQPMHAFDLRFVGEGIRVRRAREGERLRTLDGVERTLHPEDLVIAGIQGEESFPLGLAGVMGGAESEVRGDTEAIALEVAAFDPVSIRKTARRHGLRTEASHRFERGVDPLGQVPAQRRALALLQALAKARVAEGILEAGSPKPPGPIPFRPGYANALLGTQYPEEAQVAILRRLGCRVEGDGPYRVTPPSYRLDLQLEEDLVEEVARIQGYETIPLALPAFFPAPDNRGVEAPYRKEEGLRELLAGLGFQEVYTYSFADPEEAPLFRLPPYPLRLQNPLAPEKAALRTHLFPGLLKTLKENLALDRPERALLFELGRVYRVAEGVVEERSHLAGLLFGEGLGLSWSKERLSGFFLLKGYLEAFFRQLGLDFRVEAHPYPFLHPGASGRVLVEGEEKGFLGQLHPEIARALELPPVWLFELTLPLPEKPLAFQDPPRYPLALRDLAVVVPEATPYGEVERAIREAAGPHLESLAPFDLYQGPPLREGEKSLAFHLRFRHPERTLKDEEVDAAMEGIFAALRARGWGLRG; this is translated from the coding sequence ATGAAGGTGCCCTTCTCCTGGCTCAAAGAATACGTTCCCGAGCTGGAAAGCCCCGAGGTCCTGGAGGAGCGCTTGGCGGGCTTGGGCTTTGAGACGGACCGGATGGAGCGGGTTTTCCGCATCCCCCAAGGGGTGGTCTTCGCCCGGGTCCTCGAGGCCCACCCCATCCCCGGCACTGCCCTAAAGCGCCTGGTCCTGGAGGCCGAGGAGGTGGTGGAGGTGGTCTCCGGGGCGGAGAACGCCCGGGAGGGGATCGGGGTGGCCCTGGCCCTTCCCGGGACGGAGCTAGGGGGCCTAAGGGTGGGGGAACGGGTCATCCAGGGGGTGCGCTCCTTCGGCATGGCCCTCTCCCCCAGGGAGCTCGGGGTGGGGGAGTACGGCGGGGGGCTTCTGGAGTTCCCCGCGGAGGCCCTTCCCCCCGGCATCCCCCTGGCCGAGGCCTGGCCCGAGGAGGTGGTCTTGGACCTGGAGGTCACCCCCAACCGCCCGGACGCCCTGGGCCTTCTGGGCCTGGCCCGGGACCTCCACGCCCTGGGCTACGCCCTCCGGGAGCCCGAGGCCCGCTACCAGGCGGAGCCCGTGCCCCTTCCCTTCCGTCTCCAGGTGGAAGACCCCCTGGGGGCCCCCCACTTCACCCTGGGCTACGCCTTTGGCCTAAAGGTGGCCCCAAGCCCCCTCTGGCTCCAGCGGGCCCTCTTCGCCGCGGGGATGCGCCCCATCAGCAACGTCGTGGACATCACCAACTACGTGATGCTGGAAAGGGCCCAGCCCATGCACGCCTTTGACCTGCGCTTCGTGGGGGAGGGGATCCGGGTGCGCCGGGCCCGGGAGGGGGAAAGGCTTCGCACCCTGGACGGGGTGGAGCGGACCCTCCACCCGGAGGACCTGGTCATCGCCGGCATCCAGGGGGAGGAAAGCTTCCCCTTAGGCCTCGCCGGGGTCATGGGGGGGGCGGAGAGCGAGGTGCGGGGGGACACGGAGGCCATCGCCCTCGAGGTGGCCGCCTTTGACCCCGTTTCCATCCGCAAGACCGCCCGCCGCCACGGCCTCCGCACCGAGGCCAGCCACCGCTTTGAGCGGGGGGTGGACCCCCTGGGCCAGGTCCCCGCCCAGAGGCGGGCCCTGGCCCTCCTCCAGGCCCTGGCGAAGGCCCGGGTGGCGGAGGGGATCCTCGAGGCGGGAAGCCCCAAACCCCCAGGGCCCATCCCCTTCCGCCCAGGGTACGCCAACGCCCTCCTGGGCACCCAGTACCCCGAGGAGGCCCAGGTGGCCATCCTGAGGCGGCTGGGGTGCCGGGTGGAAGGGGATGGCCCCTACCGGGTAACCCCCCCCAGCTACCGCCTGGACCTCCAGCTGGAGGAGGACCTGGTGGAGGAGGTGGCCCGCATCCAGGGCTACGAGACCATCCCCCTGGCCCTCCCCGCCTTCTTCCCCGCCCCCGACAACCGGGGGGTGGAGGCCCCCTACCGGAAGGAGGAAGGTCTAAGGGAACTTCTGGCGGGCCTGGGCTTCCAGGAGGTCTACACCTACAGCTTCGCCGACCCCGAGGAGGCCCCCCTCTTCCGCCTTCCCCCTTACCCTCTGCGCCTCCAAAACCCCCTGGCCCCGGAGAAGGCCGCCCTCAGGACCCACCTCTTTCCCGGCCTCCTCAAGACCCTCAAGGAGAACCTGGCCCTGGACCGCCCCGAGCGGGCCCTCCTCTTCGAGCTGGGCCGGGTCTACCGGGTGGCGGAAGGGGTGGTGGAGGAGAGGAGCCACCTCGCGGGCCTCCTCTTCGGCGAGGGCCTGGGCCTATCCTGGAGCAAGGAGCGGCTTTCCGGCTTCTTCCTCCTCAAGGGCTACCTGGAGGCCTTCTTCAGACAGCTTGGCCTGGACTTCCGGGTGGAGGCCCACCCCTACCCCTTCCTCCACCCCGGGGCCTCGGGGCGGGTCTTGGTGGAGGGAGAGGAGAAGGGCTTTTTGGGCCAGCTCCACCCCGAGATCGCCCGGGCCCTGGAGCTTCCCCCGGTGTGGCTCTTTGAGCTCACCCTGCCCCTCCCGGAAAAGCCCCTGGCCTTCCAAGACCCCCCCCGCTACCCCCTGGCCCTGCGGGACCTGGCCGTGGTGGTGCCCGAGGCCACCCCCTACGGGGAGGTGGAAAGGGCCATCCGGGAGGCGGCGGGGCCCCACTTGGAGAGCCTGGCCCCCTTTGACCTCTACCAGGGGCCGCCCCTTAGGGAGGGGGAGAAGAGCCTCGCCTTCCACCTCCGCTTCCGCCACCCGGAAAGGACCCTCAAGGACGAGGAGGTGGACGCCGCCATGGAGGGGATCTTCGCCGCCCTCAGGGCCAGGGGTTGGGGCCTCAGGGGGTAG
- a CDS encoding DUF3208 domain-containing protein, which yields MQAVRLFQGYLWHPKGATLDPKALLPGEVLGARLLIDPVPPPTPFFEDGTPTATQAFYQVTLLLLTEEPPEALKPLAERVAEALKAHLEALPPEVGWLLLEDLRPL from the coding sequence ATGCAGGCGGTTAGGCTCTTCCAGGGCTACCTCTGGCACCCGAAGGGGGCCACCCTGGACCCCAAGGCCCTCCTCCCGGGGGAGGTCCTGGGGGCGAGGCTCCTCATAGACCCCGTTCCCCCGCCCACCCCCTTCTTTGAGGACGGCACCCCCACAGCCACCCAGGCCTTCTACCAGGTAACCCTCCTCCTCCTCACCGAAGAGCCCCCAGAGGCCCTAAAGCCCCTGGCGGAGAGGGTGGCTGAGGCCCTGAAGGCCCATCTGGAGGCCCTTCCTCCGGAGGTGGGCTGGCTTCTCCTAGAGGACCTGAGGCCCCTCTAG
- a CDS encoding FAD-binding oxidoreductase, whose product MELHAADQYLVAPGGAGLLEVYEALKGSGLFPPFPPVELPGGVGGLLARGGFAQTFFFPAEVLGLTFRTPKGEVVRAGGRVVKNVQGYDLVRPFVGSFGLLGEALEAVFRLRPGQASAFLRRPWEGRFPELSPRPRFLFALEGALYAFHFGPEKEVARLREAFLGEEVEPLDLRPLFPRGMGVGDGPLRDLRFAWKDGGEAPKPPEAFLRWVQRMGYPL is encoded by the coding sequence ATGGAGCTCCACGCCGCCGACCAGTACCTGGTGGCCCCGGGAGGGGCGGGGCTTCTGGAGGTCTACGAGGCCCTGAAGGGTAGTGGGCTCTTCCCGCCCTTTCCCCCCGTGGAGCTCCCCGGGGGCGTGGGAGGGCTCCTGGCCCGGGGGGGCTTCGCCCAGACCTTCTTCTTCCCCGCCGAGGTCCTGGGCCTCACCTTCCGCACCCCCAAGGGGGAGGTGGTGCGGGCCGGGGGGCGGGTGGTGAAGAACGTCCAGGGGTACGACCTGGTGCGCCCCTTCGTGGGGAGCTTTGGGCTTTTGGGAGAGGCCTTGGAGGCGGTCTTCCGCCTCAGGCCAGGGCAGGCCTCGGCCTTCTTGCGCCGCCCCTGGGAAGGGAGGTTTCCCGAGCTTTCCCCCAGGCCCCGCTTCCTCTTCGCCCTGGAGGGGGCCCTTTACGCCTTCCACTTCGGCCCCGAGAAGGAGGTGGCCCGCTTGCGGGAGGCCTTCCTCGGGGAAGAGGTGGAGCCCTTGGACCTCCGCCCCCTCTTCCCCCGGGGGATGGGGGTGGGGGACGGCCCCCTAAGGGACCTCCGCTTCGCCTGGAAGGACGGGGGGGAGGCCCCCAAACCCCCCGAGGCCTTCCTCCGCTGGGTCCAGCGAATGGGGTATCCTCTTTAG
- a CDS encoding MFS transporter, with product MGLAVLLSGVALYSALYAVVPLLPLLEGLFGSPPGAAGPGMGFPLLLLVLLSPLVPRLPLPAGMILGGGLLLVGLGGLLGALSPNLFLWTLSRLLQGVGAALVPALAIALVPLLFPQRAWEMAGVYMAGNVLGGGLGRVLAGLLAEGLGVRGALFLLSLPALLLGLLLLRAPSRLPPLGPPRYDLRAWPLYLVGGILLFLNLFLANLLPYRLLEMGLGPGEVGLLYLAYLFGIPGSALSGLLSRRMGPVATFRLAFLGTILGMALLLLPLPGLALGFVLMMAALFTAQSLASGAAGRRGAGVSGAYVAGFYLGGTLAGLLYPLFLQSFPLAVGLGVALALLALALAPVR from the coding sequence GTGGGCCTGGCCGTGCTCCTCTCGGGGGTGGCCCTCTACAGTGCCCTCTACGCCGTGGTCCCCCTGCTTCCCCTTTTGGAAGGGCTCTTTGGATCGCCCCCCGGGGCCGCGGGGCCAGGCATGGGCTTCCCCCTCCTCCTCCTCGTCCTCCTCTCCCCTCTGGTGCCGAGGCTTCCCCTGCCTGCGGGGATGATCCTAGGCGGGGGGCTCCTCCTGGTGGGGCTTGGGGGGCTTTTGGGGGCCCTTAGCCCAAACCTCTTCCTCTGGACCCTCTCCCGCCTCCTCCAGGGGGTGGGGGCAGCCCTGGTGCCCGCCCTGGCCATCGCCCTGGTGCCCCTCCTCTTCCCCCAAAGGGCCTGGGAGATGGCCGGGGTCTACATGGCGGGGAACGTCCTAGGCGGGGGGCTAGGCCGGGTCCTGGCGGGGCTTTTGGCGGAAGGGCTGGGGGTGCGGGGGGCCCTCTTCCTCCTCTCCCTCCCCGCCCTCCTCCTGGGCCTCCTCCTCCTCCGCGCCCCCTCCCGCCTGCCCCCTTTAGGCCCGCCCCGGTACGATCTCAGGGCCTGGCCCCTCTACCTGGTGGGGGGCATCCTCCTCTTCCTGAACCTTTTCCTAGCCAACCTCCTCCCCTACCGCCTCCTGGAGATGGGCTTGGGGCCGGGAGAGGTGGGCCTCCTCTACCTGGCCTACCTCTTCGGCATCCCGGGAAGCGCCCTCTCCGGGCTTCTTTCCCGAAGGATGGGCCCCGTGGCCACCTTCCGCCTGGCCTTTTTAGGGACCATCCTGGGGATGGCCCTCCTCCTCCTGCCCCTGCCCGGGCTGGCCCTGGGCTTCGTCCTCATGATGGCCGCCCTCTTCACCGCCCAGAGCCTGGCCTCGGGGGCGGCGGGCAGGCGGGGGGCCGGGGTGAGCGGGGCCTACGTGGCGGGCTTCTACCTGGGGGGCACCCTGGCGGGCCTCCTCTACCCCCTCTTCCTCCAGAGCTTCCCCCTGGCCGTGGGCTTGGGCGTGGCCCTGGCCCTCCTGGCCCTGGCCTTGGCGCCCGTCAGATAG